The Candidatus Zixiibacteriota bacterium genome contains the following window.
GATATATTTCCGCACCTGGCCGCCCATAACTCCGGCGTCGTTGGATACACCGCCACACGCTGGACTTATCTCCTCCGCCGCCCCAAGGGATGGCCTAAGAACGGCCGTATTCCGACAGCGGGTGAATGCTATCGCTTCGTGCTTTCGAACCCCAATGTGCATCTGTGCCTGACCGCTCCGAGCAACTTGAAGCAGTTCGAGGCGAATATCGCCGCCCTGCAGGGCGGCCCCTCTCCCCTGACGATCATGCGTTCATGTGTGAAATAGGCGACGCAGTGCGACCAAAGAAGTCGATGTTTGGCTGACCGCACTGCGGGATCCAATCAACATTGAGACCCACGACCTTGCACTCTTGCCTCACCGCTTGTAATTGCGGTCGCCGTAGAAGTAGTCATCTTCGTCGTAGTCCGTGTGCCAGCCTGAGAGATCGGCGGCGCGGCGAATCAGATTCAGCAGATCCTCGGTCTGTTCGCCGGGGAGCTCGTGGCGAAGCGGCTCCGCGAGGCGATACAGAGTCTCGAACGATGTCCCCGCTGCATATGGCGTCTGTTTCAGCACCTCGGCAAAGCGACCGGCCACTATAGCCAGCCGGAGCTCAGGCCGTGATTGCTCGAAACCGGCGTAGTGCTGCCTCCACTGCGCGTCGCGGCCAAGTTCGAATACCTGCTTTCCTGAGGGGTCTTTCCAGCGCACGTGAACGGTCGCGATCTGCCCAAACTTGCGACCCCGATTCATTTCGAGTTCATAGACCGCCGTAATCTCGTGACCAGCGCCTACTTCGCCGCCGTCCTGGCGATTATCTCGGAAACGGTTATCGGCCACCGCCCGGTTTTCATATCCCAGCAGGCGATAGGCTTTGACGGCTTTGGGATTGAATTCGACCTGAACCTTGACATCGCGCGCTAGCACTTGCAGCGTGCCGATTACGTTATCAACGAACTCATCTCTGATGTCATCCGAGTCGTTTACATAGGCGTACCGTCCGTTCCCCTTGACCGCCAGTTGCTCAAGAAGCACGTCATTGTAATTGCCCATGCCGTAACCGAAAGTCGACATGACAATCCCCCGACGAGCGAACCGCTGCACCTCGCGCATGATCTCATCCGGGCTGGTCCGCCCGACATTGGCAACCCCGTCGCTGCACAGGATTATGACGTTGTTGTGGCCGTTGACAAACTGCCGATTGGCCATCTCGTAACCGAGACGGATGCCAGCTTCTGCGTAAGTTGAGCCACCCACTCGGAGCCTGTCGACCGCTGCGAAGATATCCCAGTGGCGGTCAGCGGCAATCGGTTCGAACACGACAAACGCCTGTGAGCCGTAAGCCACCATGCCGACCCGATCATGCCTGTTGAGCTGCTTCACGAGAGCCTTGATCGACCCGCTGACCAGGGCAAAGCGGTTGTCGCGCCCCATCGATCCGGATACGTCGATTACGAATGTGACATTCATCGGCTTGCGCTCAAAGCGGTCGATCTCCCGTCCCTTTACCGCCACTTTCAGCACTTTGATGTCGCTCTCGAAGGGCGAATCAGTCATCTCGGTGAAGACGCGGAAGGTCTCGTCATTGGGAACATTATAACCGTACTCGAAGTGGTTGATGAACTCCTCCACTCGGACTGCGTCACGCGGCGGCACGTGACCGTCGAGCAGATACCGCCGCACGAGGTTGTACGAGGCATCGTCGACATCGAGCGCAAAAGTCGAGAAGCGATCGCGGCGTGTATCGGTGAACCCGTTGGTGCCGTAGTCCTCGAAAAACATGTCCTGGGGCAGCCAGTAGTCACTGTAGTTGGGGTGATAGTCGACCGACGGCGCCCGTTTGGGCACCGGCATTAGGGTCGTGCCGCCGTATGAGTGGTCGCCGGACTGGACGCGCTGCTCCTCCAGCCGGTAGGTTGCATCGGGTTCGCCGGTTGCCGCTCCCTGCCTCAGCTTTGACATACCCTCACTACTTTTCGAGTCTTCGCCGGGAGCAGGTGCGGTGAGGCGCGGCGCGGTCGTTCCGCCATCCTTTTTGGCTTTGGTCGTAAGCGCAATCTGAACCAGTTTCTCCTTTCCGGCATTGACTGCAACTACCAGTTCCGGCAGCCCCTTGACGATGCCATAGTCCGGATGAGAAACCTCCAGGTGGTAGACTGCGCGGGGGACTCCATTAATAGAAAAGCACCCGGACGAATCCGTCTGGACGCGGTCGCCGGTTTCGGAGATGGTCACCCATGCGCCGGAGACAGGCTGCCCGGTTTCAGAGTCGGTCAGGCATCCGCTGATCGAACCAGCGGCGGGCTTTTCGCCCGCTGCCGTGGCAAAAGCCGTGCTTAAGACAGCCGCCACGACAGCCAACATTAGTTTCAACTTATTCATTGCCAGGTCCTTTCGGTAGGGCGTTTAAGTTCTCATCCCCTTTACCGGCAAAGCCCCGGTTTCTTCCCCTTGCCCCGCCGTTGCACGGCCACCGGACCTGGTCGTCTATCTTATTCTGAGCTTGACGGTTACCCGGCCGGGCTGTTAGTTTCCGGACCTGCGAAAAATCTGCAACCCTTGTTCTGAGGCAGCGCATGAAACGAGCAACCTGTTTTGTCCCATCCGTATTCTTAATCGGATTCCTGCTCGCCGGTCAGGCGGTCGGGTTCGATTTCAGTGAACTGGAAAATTCGGTCAAAGAGCACACTTTGCAGAACGGCATGAAGTTCATCGTTCTGGAAAGACACGAGGCACCGGTGGTCTCGTTTGTGATCCAGGCCAATGTCGGCTCGGTGGATGATCCCAAGGAGTACACCGGCCTGGCGCACATGTTCGAGCACATGGCGTTCAAGGGGACCACGAGTATCGGCAGCAGAGATGTCAACAAAGAGCTTCGCTTGATGGCAGTGGAAGACTCCATCCTGATGGAACTCCGGTCCGAGAAGCGCAAAGGTCGACTCGCCGATAGCGCCAGAATAGCCGCATTGACCGAGGCTTTCGAGGCCGCCCGTGAGGCCGCCTACGAGCTCGTGGAGCCGAACGCCTACCAGGAGATAGTCCGGCGCGAGGGGGCGGTCGGTATCAACGCCGGCACCGGCCCGGACGCCACTACATACTTCTACAGTCTCCCCTCGAACAAGCTGGAACTCTGGATGGCGCTGGACTC
Protein-coding sequences here:
- a CDS encoding von Willebrand factor type A domain-containing protein codes for the protein MNKLKLMLAVVAAVLSTAFATAAGEKPAAGSISGCLTDSETGQPVSGAWVTISETGDRVQTDSSGCFSINGVPRAVYHLEVSHPDYGIVKGLPELVVAVNAGKEKLVQIALTTKAKKDGGTTAPRLTAPAPGEDSKSSEGMSKLRQGAATGEPDATYRLEEQRVQSGDHSYGGTTLMPVPKRAPSVDYHPNYSDYWLPQDMFFEDYGTNGFTDTRRDRFSTFALDVDDASYNLVRRYLLDGHVPPRDAVRVEEFINHFEYGYNVPNDETFRVFTEMTDSPFESDIKVLKVAVKGREIDRFERKPMNVTFVIDVSGSMGRDNRFALVSGSIKALVKQLNRHDRVGMVAYGSQAFVVFEPIAADRHWDIFAAVDRLRVGGSTYAEAGIRLGYEMANRQFVNGHNNVIILCSDGVANVGRTSPDEIMREVQRFARRGIVMSTFGYGMGNYNDVLLEQLAVKGNGRYAYVNDSDDIRDEFVDNVIGTLQVLARDVKVQVEFNPKAVKAYRLLGYENRAVADNRFRDNRQDGGEVGAGHEITAVYELEMNRGRKFGQIATVHVRWKDPSGKQVFELGRDAQWRQHYAGFEQSRPELRLAIVAGRFAEVLKQTPYAAGTSFETLYRLAEPLRHELPGEQTEDLLNLIRRAADLSGWHTDYDEDDYFYGDRNYKR